A genomic region of Gossypium hirsutum isolate 1008001.06 chromosome D01, Gossypium_hirsutum_v2.1, whole genome shotgun sequence contains the following coding sequences:
- the LOC107922574 gene encoding probable beta-1,3-galactosyltransferase 4 isoform X1, with translation MGWKSKGLESNTKSFVTKKWTLLLCIGCFCAGMLFSDRMWTVPEAEDKVVSLETGIKDERLKLVTEGCDPIQKDVKRGSKNIVGEVSKTPNAIQTLDKTISNLEMELATARAMQESIINGSPISDDLKIPESSGKRKYLMVVGINTAFSSRKRRDSVRATWMPQGEERKKLEEEKGVVMRFVIGHSATSGGILDRAIEAEDRKHGDILRLEHVEGYLELSAKTKTYFATAAALWDADFYVKVDDDVHVNIATLGATLARHRSKPRVYIGCMKSGPVLAQKGVRYHEPEYWKFGEEGNKYFRHATGQLYAISKDLASYISINQHVLHKYANEDVSLGSWFIGLDVDHIDDRRLCCGTTDCEWKAQAGNICVASFDWTCSGICRSVDRMKDVHRRCGEGNNALRTATF, from the exons atgggttGGAAGAGTAAAGGATTGGAGTCAAATACAAAGTCTTTTGTGACTAAGAAGTGGACTCTTTTGCTTTGCATTGGCTGTTTTTGTGCTGGGATGCTCTTCTCCGATAG AATGTGGACAGTGCCTGAAGCTGAAGATAAGGTTGTATCGCTAGAAACCGGGATTAAAGATGAAAGGTTAAAACTAGTTACAGAGGGTTGTGATCCGATTCAA AAGGATGTGAAGCGTGGATCGAAGAATATAGTCGGGGAAGTTTCAAAGACTCCTAATGCTATACA AACACTGGATAAAACGATATCGAATTTGGAGATGGAGTTAGCTACTGCAAGGGCCATGCAGGAATCCATAATTAATGGCTCTCCCATTTCGGATGACCTGAAAATCCCTGAATCGAGTGGGAAACGGAAATATTTAATGGTCGTTGGTATTAATACTGCTTTTAGCAGCAGAAAACGAAGAGATTCAGTTCGTGCTACTTGGATGCCTCAAG GTGAAGAACGAAAGAAGCTCGAAGAAGAGAAGGGAGTTGTAATGCGATTTGTAATTGGTCACAG TGCTACCTCAGGGGGTATCCTTGATAGGGCTATTGAAGCTGAAGATCGGAAGCATGGTGACATTCTGAGGCTG GAGCATGTTGAGGGTTACCTCGAATTATCAGCAAAGACAAAGACATACTTTGCCACTGCCGCTGCTTTGTGGGACGCTGATTTCTATGtaaaagttgatgatgatgtGCATGTAAATATAG CGACACTTGGAGCAACTTTGGCTAGACATCGGTCCAAGCCAAGGGTTTACATTGGTTGCATGAAATCTGGTCCGGTTCTTGCTCAAAA GGGAGTAAGATACCATGAACCTGAATATTGGAAATTCGGTGAGGAGGGAAACAAGTATTTCCGTCATGCTACGGGGCAGCTATATGCCATCTCTAAAGATTTGGCATCTTACATATCCATTAACCA GCATGTGCTGCATAAGTATGCCAACGAAGACGTTTCACTGGGATCATGGTTTATCGGGTTGGATGTCGATCATATAGATGACCGCAGACTCTGCTGTGGTACCACAG ATTGCGAATGGAAGGCTCAAGCGGGCAACATCTGTGTTGCTTCATTTGACTGGACCTGCAGCGGTATTTGCAGGTCAGTTGACAGGATGAAGGATGTTCACCGGCGGTGCGGAGAAGGGAATAATGCTTTACGGACTGCAACTTTCTAA
- the LOC107922574 gene encoding probable beta-1,3-galactosyltransferase 4 isoform X2 yields the protein MGWKSKGLESNTKSFVTKKWTLLLCIGCFCAGMLFSDRMWTVPEAEDKVVSLETGIKDERLKLVTEGCDPIQKDVKRGSKNIVGEVSKTPNAIQTLDKTISNLEMELATARAMQESIINGSPISDDLKIPESSGKRKYLMVVGINTAFSSRKRRDSVRATWMPQGEERKKLEEEKGVVMRFVIGHSATSGGILDRAIEAEDRKHGDILRLEHVEGYLELSAKTKTYFATAAALWDADFYVKVDDDVHVNIATLGATLARHRSKPRVYIGCMKSGPVLAQKGVRYHEPEYWKFGEEGNKYFRHATGQLYAISKDLASYISINQHVLHKYANEDVSLGSWFIGLDVDHIDDRRLCCGTTAA from the exons atgggttGGAAGAGTAAAGGATTGGAGTCAAATACAAAGTCTTTTGTGACTAAGAAGTGGACTCTTTTGCTTTGCATTGGCTGTTTTTGTGCTGGGATGCTCTTCTCCGATAG AATGTGGACAGTGCCTGAAGCTGAAGATAAGGTTGTATCGCTAGAAACCGGGATTAAAGATGAAAGGTTAAAACTAGTTACAGAGGGTTGTGATCCGATTCAA AAGGATGTGAAGCGTGGATCGAAGAATATAGTCGGGGAAGTTTCAAAGACTCCTAATGCTATACA AACACTGGATAAAACGATATCGAATTTGGAGATGGAGTTAGCTACTGCAAGGGCCATGCAGGAATCCATAATTAATGGCTCTCCCATTTCGGATGACCTGAAAATCCCTGAATCGAGTGGGAAACGGAAATATTTAATGGTCGTTGGTATTAATACTGCTTTTAGCAGCAGAAAACGAAGAGATTCAGTTCGTGCTACTTGGATGCCTCAAG GTGAAGAACGAAAGAAGCTCGAAGAAGAGAAGGGAGTTGTAATGCGATTTGTAATTGGTCACAG TGCTACCTCAGGGGGTATCCTTGATAGGGCTATTGAAGCTGAAGATCGGAAGCATGGTGACATTCTGAGGCTG GAGCATGTTGAGGGTTACCTCGAATTATCAGCAAAGACAAAGACATACTTTGCCACTGCCGCTGCTTTGTGGGACGCTGATTTCTATGtaaaagttgatgatgatgtGCATGTAAATATAG CGACACTTGGAGCAACTTTGGCTAGACATCGGTCCAAGCCAAGGGTTTACATTGGTTGCATGAAATCTGGTCCGGTTCTTGCTCAAAA GGGAGTAAGATACCATGAACCTGAATATTGGAAATTCGGTGAGGAGGGAAACAAGTATTTCCGTCATGCTACGGGGCAGCTATATGCCATCTCTAAAGATTTGGCATCTTACATATCCATTAACCA GCATGTGCTGCATAAGTATGCCAACGAAGACGTTTCACTGGGATCATGGTTTATCGGGTTGGATGTCGATCATATAGATGACCGCAGACTCTGCTGTGGTACCACAG CCGCATAG